One genomic window of Melitaea cinxia chromosome 10, ilMelCinx1.1, whole genome shotgun sequence includes the following:
- the LOC123657009 gene encoding uncharacterized protein LOC123657009, with amino-acid sequence MATGDSPSIPKYMAFSKSGVPIIGALIDYMDTSLEYLRFKTFSRAERLNVKTSRAKLSASFMAALCLLLGLICNVKFEVVTFDEVPLANDLHFVLMSKDDKLYIDDIDISRVMWCIEASDTLVILISTLLIWNSSNVRSPLSEYLFLPWLGASLRGLFLRQAPTAGALIYTMTVVNGNVNCLFLTTFFFLFLFEARLWLEVARLVRLRFERREHVGLSRNSQYEVETLWSNDDIQSVEVGNYVY; translated from the exons ATGGCTACCGGGGATTCTCCAAGTATACCAAAATATATGGCATTTTCGAAATCTGGGGTGCCTATTATAGGTGCTCTCATTGATTATATGGATACAAGCTTAGAGTACTTAAGGTTCAAAACATTTTCAAGAGCTGAGAGACTCAATGTGAAAACATCTAGAGCCAAACTTTCAGCTTCGTTTATGGCAGCTTTGTGTCTTTTACTGGGTTTAATTTGCAACGTTAAATTTGAAGTTGTGACATTCGATGAAGTGCCTTTAGCCAATGATTTGCATTTTGTTTTGATGAGTAAAGACGATAAACTTTATATTGATGACATTGATATTTCGA GAGTGATGTGGTGTATCGAAGCATCGGATACTCTTGTTATCCTAATCAGTACGCTACTCATTTGGAATTCGTCTAATGTG CGTTCTCCACTAAGTGAGTACCTGTTCTTACCATGGTTGGGAGCATCTCTTCGTGGACTCTTTTTGCGCCAAGCACCTACAGCTGGAGCATTGATATACACTATGACAGTCGTAAACGGAAATGTAAATTGCTTATTCTTAACgacatttttctttctttttc taTTTGAAGCACGACTCTGGTTAGAAGTGGCTCGACTTGTGCGCTTGCGGTTTGAGAGGCGCGAACACGTTGGTTTATCACGCAACTCACAGTACGAAGTGGAGACACTATGGAGCAATGATGACATACAAAGTGTGGAAGTTGGGAACTACGTTTACTGA
- the LOC123657347 gene encoding prostaglandin reductase 1-like translates to MIKARKYVVKKHFEGVPKKSDFDIVEYELPSLKDGEILIKTEWVSVDPYLRAYYRNMPVPYDQFSYQVGIVEESKHPTYPVGIRVVTHNGWCDYSVVNVAKMTAPHTAGFSLEVLYKLPELKGLSPSLGIGAVGMPGITAYYGFLEICQPKAGETVVVTGAAGAVGSVVGQIAKIKGCKVIGFAGSDDKVKWLEEELGFDKAFNYKTVDVQSVLKTAAPKGVDCYFDNVGGEISSLIIAQMNKFGRVSLCGSVSSYNEDPKKTSTGLTLEPSIIFKELKIEGFLVTRWINHWQEAIAQLITWIKDGQLKPKEHVTVGFDKLCDAFVGMLAGENKGKAVVKI, encoded by the coding sequence ATGATAAAGGCGCGTAAATATGTTGTCAAAAAACACTTCGAAGGAGTTCCaaaaaaatccgattttgaCATAGTGGAATATGAACTTCCTTCCCTGAAAGACGGCGAAATTTTAATCAAGACTGAATGGGTCAGTGTGGATCCTTACTTGCGCGCTTATTATAGGAATATGCCAGTGCCATATGATCAATTTAGTTATCAAGTTGGAATAGTAGAAGAGTCCAAGCATCCAACTTATCCAGTTGGTATCAGAGTTGTAACACATAATGGCTGGTGTGATTATTCTGTAGTTAATGTCGCGAAAATGACAGCTCCTCATACAGCAGGATTTTCATTAGAAGTCTTGTATAAGTTGCCAGAATTAAAAGGCCTTTCACCATCACTAGGTATAGGTGCAGTTGGAATGCCTGGGATCACAGCATATTATGGATTTTTGGAAATTTGCCAGCCTAAAGCAGGTGAAACTGTGGTTGTTACTGGAGCAGCAGGTGCAGTAGGTTCTGTAGTAGGACAAATTGCTAAAATCAAAGGTTGTAAGGTAATCGGTTTTGCCGGTTCTGACGATAAAGTAAAATGGTTGGAAGAGGAACTTGGTTTTGACAAagcatttaattataaaaccgTCGATGTACAATCAGTTCTCAAAACTGCTGCACCTAAAGGAGTTGATTGTTACTTTGATAATGTTGGTGGAGAAATAAGCAGTTTAATAATCGCTCAAATGAATAAATTCGGAAGAGTTTCCTTATGTGGTAGCGTTAGCTCATATAATGAGGATCCTAAGAAAACATCTACAGGGCTTACTTTAGAACCatcgattatttttaaagaacttAAAATTGAAGGATTTCTAGTAACTCGCTGGATAAACCATTGGCAAGAGGCAATTGCTCAGTTAATTACGTGGATAAAGGATGGACAATTAAAACCTAAGGAGCACGTGACAGTTGGATTTGACAAACTTTGCGATGCATTTGTTGGTATGTTGGCTGGAGAAAATAAAGGAAAAGctgttgttaaaatttaa
- the LOC123657173 gene encoding uncharacterized protein LOC123657173, whose protein sequence is MTSFDDIIAKFNTIKDLISTTIVRDQEHATYALEFSKHLYEIKCCFVRISWKNKIRFLKDLINEVQDITVLSLLLKSIWNCRLKDAVLSVCQDKAWSSYDQVPIDHNRTVLSSAIKDMIANERNWFRSLRSEQQCLLFAELLSVAGGPIMWEMLKHLQKIYENNMEQQSKNMIECVVVNELLQDRKPVNTEITKKEQTPRRKSSATQILESSTQPFRTKQAQQELDKNLAVWDSTVKSIKDSSKLEQLELTYKDGTIKRMWKINRPKSDAVETLDFVQLLPSAIGKRILFHLPLTQLNDCARVNRYWAHLVDELRAELIVRQKIDVELEKLRENMLRHDTSLGLFNETEDTLHLESPEIQKTKDKPFCDRPFIYPLRLNVNKNKKRLMEKPPFRNIEDINKRLVIRGAADENIRKWCANTCKINMDLGGQETHIFGVFQKPEDLVFPSQLLSVGVNIPLNPPLTKDPTKKE, encoded by the exons atgacATCATTTGACGATATAATAGCAAAgtttaatacaattaaagatttaatttcGACAACAATAGTTCgtg ATCAGGAACATGCTACATATGCTTTGGAGTTTAGTAAGCATTTGTATGAGATTAAATGCTGTTTTGTACGCATTTCTTGGAAGAATAAAATACGATTTCTGAAAGATTTGATAAACGAAGTTCAAGATATTACGGTGCTATCTTTACTACTGAAATCGATATGGAACTGTCGTCTAAAAGATGCTGTTTTATCTGTGTGTCA agaCAAAGCTTGGAGTAGCTATGATCAAGTTCCAATTGATCATAACAGAACAGTTCTTTCATCTGCCATCAAAGATATGATAGCAAATGAACGGAATTGGTTTCGTTCTCTTCGATCG GAGCAGCAATGTCTATTGTTTGCGGAATTACTTTCAGTTGCCGGTGGTCCAATAATGTGGGAAATGTTAAAgcatttacaaaaaatttatgaaaacaaTATGGAACAACAGTCAAAAAATATGATAGAATGTGTTGTGGTCAATGAGCTACTACAGGACAGAAAACCCGTTAATACTGAAATA ACAAAAAAAGAACAAACGCCACGTCGAAAAAGTTCTGCCACACAAATTTTGGAATCTTCGACACAGCCGTTCAGAACTAAACAAGCACAACAAGAG CTGGACAAAAACTTAGCTGTATGGGACTCTACcgtaaaaagtataaaagacAGTTCTAAGTTGGAACAATTGGAATTGACATATAAAGATGGTACAATAAAGAGGATGTGGAAAATAAATCGACCAAAATCAGACGCAGTAGAAACTCTAGATTTT GTTCAATTGTTACCATCAGCTATAGGTAAGCGCATTTTGTTCCATCTACCTTTGACTCAGCTTAATGATTGCGCTCGAGTAAATAGGTATTGGGCGCACTTAGTCGACGAATTGCGGGCAGAACTAATAGTTCGACAGAAAATTGATGTCGAGTTAGAGAAGCTTCGG GAAAATATGTTACGTCACGATACTAGTTTAGGTCTTTTTAATGAGACAGAAGATACGTTACATTTGGAATCACCTGAGATTCAGAAAACCAAAGATAAACCGTTTTGCGACAGGCCTTTCATTTATCCTTTGAGATtgaatgtaaacaaaaataaaaaacgactaATGGAAAAA CCACCATTCCGAAACATAGAAGATATCAACAAGCGTCTAGTCATACGTGGAGCCGCTGATGAAAACATCAGAAAATGGTGCGCGAACACTTGTAAGATAAATATGGATCTTGGAGGACAAGAG acTCACATTTTTGGAGTCTTCCAAAAACCAGAAGACCTTGTATTTCCATCTCAATTACTATCAGTGGGTGTAAATATACCATTAAATCCACCTCTCACAAAGGATCCAACAAAAAA
- the LOC123657349 gene encoding histone-binding protein N1/N2: MADVPEVTTSSAEELLALGRRHLAVRDYHAATESLAKACEMLAKTHGDIADECAEAYLWYGKALLGLSREESGVLGGGIPGDNEDDDNDDENNENGDEESKEQGEVANDDNAVESKEQAEIANEEVKKNEAESTTKEEEPTSSTAKESNEKPGSSNDDQNDDSVVNLENEDDVDNLQLAWEMLELSRSILEKRVADSGNAGRALLADAHLALGEVALESETYDKAVLDMVSCLEIQKELYGSDDRRIAETHYQIGLANSLASNFEDAITHFKNAANILESRIKTLENPSAAAEDATVKKFTNADPFYSVEGELKELKELLPEIQEKIQDMMDYKAEVIKRVRETLCPTNGNGQSSSAGVNKLEPKSAPSDISHLIKRKRKSSESEETSAPKRINT; this comes from the exons atggCAGATGTACCAGAAGTTACCACATCCTCAGCCGAAGAACTGCTAGCATTAGGGAGGCGACATCTTGCAGTGAGGGACTACCATGCAGCGACAGAGTCCTTGGCGAAGGCCTGTGAAATGCTAGCTAAGACTCACGGAGACATAGCTGATGAGTGCGCTGAAGCTTATTTATG GTATGGCAAAGCTTTGCTCGGTCTGTCGAGAGAAGAAAGTGGTGTTCTTGGAGGTGGCATCCCAGGAGACAATGaagatgatgataatgatg atgaaaataatgaaaatggaGACGAAGAATCAAAAGAACAAGGTGAAGTCGCAAATGATGACAATGCTGTTGAATCAAAGGAACAAGCTGAAATCGCAAATGAAGAGGTTAAGAAGAATGAAGCTGAGTCAACAACAAAGGAGGAAGAGCCAACAAGCAGTACTGCTAAAGAATCTAATGAAAAGCCA GGGTCGTCAAATGATGATCAAAATGATGATTCTGTAGTAAATTTGGAGAATGAAGATGATGTTGACAACTTGCAACTGGCCTGGGAAATgctag AGCTCTCGCGCAGTATCCTCGAGAAGCGAGTCGCGGACAGCGGCAATGCCGGTCGCGCGCTGCTCGCGGACGCGCATCTGGCGCTGGGCGAGGTGGCGCTCGAGAGCGAGACCTACGACAAGGCCGTGCTCGACATGG ttaGCTGTCTAGAAATTCAAAAGGAATTATATGGCAGCGACGATAGACGTATAGCAGAAACTCACTACCAAATCG gCCTCGCTAATTCCCTCGCGTCCAACTTTGAAGACGCAATAACACACTTCAAAAACGCAGCAAATATTCTAGAATCGCGCATCAAGACGTTAGAGAACCCAAGTGCGGCTGCAGAAGATGCTACTGTAAAGAAATTTACAAACGCCGATCCGTTCTACTCTGTCGAAGGAGAACTGAAAGAATTGAAAGAGCTCTTGCCCGAAATACAGGAGAAAATACAAGATATGATGGACTATAAGGCTGAG gtGATAAAAAGAGTTCGCGAAACTTTGTGTCCGACAAATGGGAATGGTCAAAGTAGCTCCGCAGGTGTCAATAAGTTGGAACCGAAATCAGCGCCATCAGACATATCGCATCTCATTAAGAGGAAAAGGAAGAGCAGCGAGAGTGAGGAAACATCAGCGCCTAAAAGAATTAATACGTGA
- the LOC123657099 gene encoding prostaglandin reductase 1-like, with translation MVWARKYVLKKHYTGAPKLSDYELVQYELPALKDGEILVKAEWIGVDPYLRVYDSVFKVPYDQFGLQVAIVQESKDPDYPVATRVVSHKGWCDYSIIDTKAPVKEVPWDIFYKLPDLKGLSPSLGVGAIGMPGATAYFALIEVCQLKAGDTVVITGAAGAVGTVAGQIAKIKGCKVIGFAGSDIKVKWLENELGFDKVFNYKKVNIHTALKEAAPNGVDNYLDCVGGEISSIIISQMNTFGKVVTIGSISSYNADPSQLPKVTILQQYIVPKRLTIKGFVIWDEYKRWSEAFTNLINWIKEGKIKTPEHITEGFTNIFEAFSGMLDGENLGKAVVKV, from the coding sequence ATGGTTTGGGCgagaaaatatgttttaaaaaaacactATACTGGAGCTCCAAAATTATCGGATTATGAATTAGTGCAATACGAGCTGCCTGCATTAAAAGATGGAGAAATTTTGGTAAAAGCGGAATGGATTGGCGTTGATCCTTATTTACGAGTTTACGATTCTGTATTTAAGGTACCATACGATCAATTTGGTCTTCAAGTCGCTATAGTGCAAGAATCGAAGGATCCAGACTATCCGGTAGCAACTCGAGTCGTGTCGCACAAAGGCTGGTGTGATTATAGTATTATAGACACGAAAGCGCCGGTAAAGGAGGTGCCTTGGGACATTTTTTATAAGCTACCCGATTTAAAAGGACTTTCGCCGTCATTAGGTGTTGGTGCTATTGGAATGCCTGGAGCGACAGCATACTTCGCGCTTATCGAAGTTTGTCAGCTTAAAGCTGGAGATACAGTGGTGATAACTGGTGCTGCAGGTGCAGTGGGCACAGTAGCGGGACAAATAGCTAAAATCAAAGGCTGCAAGGTCATAGGTTTTGCTGGCTCTGATATAAAAGTGAAATGGCTAGAAAACGAACTTGGTTTTGACAAAGTCTTCAATTATAAGaaagttaacatacatacaGCTCTTAAAGAAGCCGCTCCTAATGGCGTCGACAACTATTTGGATTGTGTGGGAGGAGAAATAAGCAGTATAATTATAAGCCAAATGAACACATTTGGAAAAGTGGTAACTATAGGCAGTATCAGTTCTTATAATGCAGATCCTTCACAACTACCCAAAGTCACTATTTTACAACAATATATTGTACCTAAGCGACTTACAATCAAAGGATTTGTAATATGGGATGAATATAAGAGATGGTCTGAAGCATTTACGAATTTAATCAACTGGATAAAAGAAGGAAAGATAAAAACTCCAGAGCACATAACAGAAGGCTtcactaatatttttgaagcaTTTAGTGGAATGTTAGATGGCGAGAACCTTGGTAAAGCTGTAGTTAAAGTTTGA
- the LOC123657008 gene encoding neprilysin-4-like: MARVDTHSLHAIQLKPKSANFCKFILLIAVTTFFSIAYFIVKNPLDILDDPSDQFIVQSVPKRYTKLESIDPEERDVFQGFQTSFLPPEEIILSHRDAHTNRESYEGNVTSDIFIWNNDARKRHVPTRVKRRSHFTFTSQDYGVFHTDENYIYRKSKDEGNEEDDVDGNVKDVVHPELYVDRGPLDDVEQVRRQPELEEAEMGSAAHMYKPVRSHLGVHAFWKGQGDKETIRRTQANIMKQYMDKDADPCHDFYQYACGNWPALNAIPADKAGYDTFEMLRENLDTVLKELLEFKKNEKVPTIYPGSHLDLNDNFLTITQPSICSSKSDDMQIDVIVTNSKEIMKSAEINKVHESKAEIINRIRRYLDEKSKQMKKPLSNVKLKLYEKLNIHKKKYLGRPNQYNKTRMYEKKSRLSTFCNDYKANKPLKRVKRKEIIDELFSMHGNTHMKIDDDPAKGDAALKARFLFKSCMNHDILHARGHQPLLDLLDILGGWPILKLKWNAKNFDWLELMAKLRLYNNDILISEWVGPDIKNSDEFVIQFDQTSLGLPTRDYFIQENNKVYLDAYKEYLIKISLLLGGELEHVKVSAEKLIDFEIKLAKITSAPEDRRNVSELYRRMTLAKLESLVPQVKWRKYLCIVMNRTVHSQETVVLFALNYVRHLVQLIEKTDPDTLSNYLLWRFVRHRVNNLDDRFQSAKQQFYYILFGREQAPPRWKNCISQVNSNMGMALGSMFVKNYFDEMSKNDTLKMTREIQQAFREILHMTNWIDDETKKLAAHKVDTMMLRIGYPDFILNKNELDDRYKEVKIHPNKYFENILNILQHLTKMEQSRIGQPVNKTLWNTAPAVVNAYYSRNKNQIMFPAGILQPPFYHRHFPRSLNFGGIGVVIGHEITHGFDDKGRLFDCEGNLHRWWSDSAIEAFHQRAQCLIDQYGQYVVPEVSMKLDGVNTQGENIADNGGVKQAFHAYQHWLSHHDSKDETLPGLNHTHTQLFFLNFAQVWCGAMRPEAMRNKLKTAVHSPGRFRVIGTLSNSLDFAREFRCPPGSPMNPTHKCSVW; the protein is encoded by the exons ATGGCGCGTGTTGACACGCATTCCCTCCACGCAATTCAATTAAAACCAAAAAGTgctaatttttgtaaatttatactATTGATAGCtgtaacaacttttttttctatcgcgtattttattgttaaaaaccCTTTAGATATTTTAGATGATCCCTCAGATCAATTTATTGTTCAAAGCGTTCCTAAGAGATATACTAAGCTAGAGAGCATAGATCCTGAAGAAAGAGACGTTTTTCAAGGGTTTCAGACATCTTTCCTTCCCCCCGAAGAAATAATACTTTCGCATAGAGACGCTCATACAAATCGTGAAAGTTATGAAGGAAATGTGACGAGTGATATATTTATATGGAATAACGATGCCAGAAAACGCCATGTTCCTACCAGGGTTAAGCGGAGAAGTCATTTCACATTCACGTCTCAAGATTACGG AGTATTTCACActgatgaaaattatatttatagaaaaagtaAAGACGAGGGAAATGAGGAAGATGATGTCGATGGAAATGTAAAAGA TGTTGTTCACCCCGAACTGTACGTGGACCGTGGTCCACTTGACGATGTAGAGCAAGTTCGCCGCCAACCAGAACTTGAAGAAGCAGAAATGGGTTCTGCTGCTCACATGTACAAGCCAGTTCGCTCTCACTTAG GTGTCCATGCATTTTGGAAAGGTCAAGGAGACAAGGAAACAATACGACGTACTCAAGCAAACATTATGAAACAGTATATGGACAAAGATGCAGATCCTTGTCACGATTTTTATCAATATGCTTGTGGAAATTGGCCAGCACTCAACGCCATACCAGCCGATAAAGCTGG ttaTGATACATTTGAAATGTTAAGAGAAAATTTAGACACAGTTCTAAAAGAACTTttggaatttaagaaaaatgaGAAAGTACCAACTATTTATCCCGGTTCACATTTAGACTTAAATGATAATTTCCTGACAATTACTCAGCCGTCAATCTGTTCAAGTAAATCAGATGATATGCAAATTGACGTTATAGTAACCAATTCAAAGGAAATTATGAAATCGGCAgaaattaataaagtacatgAAAGCAAAGCAGAAATAATTAATCGCATCCGTAGATATCTAGATGAAAAATCGAAACAGATGAAGAAACCTTTatcaaatgttaaattaaagCTTTATGAAAAACTCAATAttcataagaaaaaatatttaggtagaccaaatcaatacaataaaactaggatgtatgaaaaaaaatctagacTCAGTACTTTTTGTAATGACTACAAAGCAAATAAACCATTGAAAAGAGTTAAAAGAAAAGAGATAATTGACGAATTATTTTCAATGCATGGTAATACCCACATGAAAATTGACGACGATCCAGCGAAAGGCGATGCTGCTTTAAAAGCCAGATTTCTTTTTAAATCGTGTATGAACCACGATATCTTGCATGCTAGAGGACATCAGCCCCTTTTAGATCTATTAGATATTCTGGGTGGATGGCCGATATTAAAACTAAAGTGGAATGCAAAAAACTTTGACTGGTTAGAGCTTATGGCAAAGTTAAGATTGTACAACAACGACATATTAATATCAGAATGGGTCGGACCAGATATAAAAAATTCTGATGAGTTTGTAATTCAATTTGATCAAACTAGCTTAG GCTTGCCCACAAGAGattattttatacaagaaaataataagGTTTATTTAGATGCTtacaaagaatatttaattaaaatttcattattacttGGTGGAGAGCTTGAACACGTAAAAGTCTCTGCCGAAAAGCtaattgattttgaaataaa ATTAGCTAAAATAACTTCAGCGCCAGAAGACAGACGCAACGTATCAGAACTATACCGACGAATGACTCTCGCGAAACTTGAAAGCTTAGTGCCTCAAGTGAAATGGAGGAAGTACCTTTGTATTGTAATGAATAGAACCGTACATTCGCAAGAGACTGTTGTTTTGTTTGCATTAAACTATGTTCGA CACTTAGTCCAATTGATAGAGAAAACGGATCCAGACACTTTATCAAATTACCTGCTGTGGCGTTTCGTGAGGCACCGTGTGAACAACCTGGACGATCGCTTTCAGTCTGCGAAACAACA atTCTATTATATACTATTCGGCCGAGAGCAAGCCCCGCCGAGATGGAAGAACTGCATCTCCCAAGTAAACTCAAACATGGGGATGGCGTTAGGATCGATGtttgtcaaaaattacttcGACGAAATGAGCAAAAATGACACACTAAAAATGACAAGGGAAATACAGCAGGCTTTCAGAGAAATACTACATATGACAAATTGGATAGACGATGAGACAAAAAAACTTGCAGCGCATAAAGTGGACACCATGATGCTAAGAATAGGCTATCcagattttattttgaataaaaatgaattggaTGATCGTTACAAGGAAGTTAAAATACACCCGAATAAATATTTCGAAaacatattgaatattttgCAACATTTAACTAAAATGGAACAATCCCg TATCGGTCAACCAGTAAACAAGACGCTATGGAACACAGCACCAGCTGTTGTAAACGCGTACTACAGTCGCAATAAGAATCAGATTATGTTTCCCGCTGGTATATTACAGCCGCCATTTTACCACAGGCACTTCCCAAGATCTCTGAATTTCGGTGGCATTGGTGTGGTTATTG GACACGAAATCACGCACGGTTTTGACGACAAGGGTCGTCTGTTCGACTGCGAGGGAAATCTCCATCGCTGGTGGTCGGATTCCGCAATCGAAGCCTTCCACCAACGTGCGCAGTGCCTCATTGATCAGTACGGACAGTACGTTGTGCCTGAAGTCAGTATGAAACTGGACGGTGTCAATACACAA GGTGAAAACATTGCAGACAACGGCGGTGTGAAGCAAGCATTCCACGCATATCAGCACTGGCTTAGTCACCATGATTCCAAAGACGAGACGTTGCCGGGTCTCAACCACACGCACACTCAGTTGTTCTTCCTCAACTTCGCACAG GTATGGTGTGGAGCTATGCGCCCAGAGGCTATgcgcaataaattaaaaacagctGTTCATTCACCGGGCAGATTTCGAGTTATAGGGACTCTGTCGAATTCCCTAGATTTCGCCAGAGAATTTCGTTGTCCACCTGGTTCTCCAATGAATCCGACACACAAGTGTAGTGTTTGGTAA